A genome region from Cucumis sativus cultivar 9930 chromosome 4, Cucumber_9930_V3, whole genome shotgun sequence includes the following:
- the LOC101220378 gene encoding uncharacterized protein LOC101220378 isoform X1: MRRRTDTDDFRPVNNNTFQTITAAADAIATVDHRFPRATAVQKRRWGSCLSIYWCFGSIKQRKRIGHAVLVPEPSPSSEPHENTLQSPDIVLPFAAPPSSPVSLLQSEPPSAMQSPTALISFTSLTANMYSPDGPSSIFAIGPFAHEPQLVSPPLNFSTLTTEPSTPFTPPESIHLTTPSSPEVPFAQFVQPTLPKVESDNQYTFPNDDFQSYQFYPGSPVSHLISPRSVISRSGASSPLPDYDFASFGSQFLNFPLEVPPTLLNLDKHSIHNWRQRQSTDSCTQDSIEFKSSNDFVLNPQTSESMSDHHATNESQNIQILIDDGSKKEEEPGATNHRFSFELSDGDVLLQSVGSKPLESNELAVESSPIHEPFETTKENSPHGDHTSNVIEEKTKADGDEAHQRQEHHSVTLGSVKEFNFDNGNGSDTHNPNINSEWWINAKDGSTESTATGTWSFFPMTQQR, from the exons ATGAGACGACGTACGGATACTGATGATTTCAGGCCTGTTAACAATAATACTTTTCAAACAATTACTGCCGCCGCTGATGCGATCGCAACCGTCGATCATCGTTTCCCTCGGGCTACTGCCGTCCAg AAAAGAAGATGGGGCAGTTGTTTGAGTATTTATTGGTGCTTTGGATCTATCAAACAGAGGAAAAGAATCGGGCATGCTGTATTGGTACCAGAACCAAGTCCTTCATCTGAGCCTCATGAAAATACATTACAATCACCAGATATTGTGCTTCCTTTTGCTGCACCTCCTTCTTCCCCTGTTTCCTTACTTCAATCTGAACCACCTTCTGCTATGCAGTCGCCTACTGCTTTAATCTCTTTCACTTCTCTTACTGCTAACATGTATTCTCCTGATGGGCCTTCCTCCATTTTTGCCATTGGCCCATTTGCTCATGAACCACAATTAGTGTCTCCACCTCTGAATTTCTCTACTCTTACTACTGAACCATCAACTCCCTTCACTCCTCCCGAATCTATCCACTTGACTACACCTTCTTCCCCTGAAGTTCCTTTTGCTCAGTTTGTTCAACCTACTCTTCCGAAAGTTGAGTCTGATAATCAATATACATTTCCTAATGATGATTTCCAATCTTACCAATTCTATCCAGGTAGTCCGGTTAGTCACCTCATATCACCACGGTCGGTTATTTCTCGTTCTGGGGCTTCATCGCCTTTGCCTGACTATGATTTTGCTTCCTTTGGTTCTCAATTTTTGAATTTCCCACTAGAAGTTCCACCTACTTTGTTGAACCTTGACAAACATTCCATTCATAACTGGCGACAACGTCAAAGTACTGATTCTTGTACTCAAGATTCTATAGAATTCAAATCAAGTAATGACTTTGTTTTGAATCCCCAAACTTCAGAATCTATGTCTGATCACCACGCAACAAATGAAtctcaaaatattcaaattctcaTCGATGATGGAAGTAAAAAGGAGGAGGAGCCAGGTGCTACTAATCATAGATTCTCATTTGAGCTATCTGATGGGGATGTTTTATTACAAAGCGTAGGAAGTAAGCCATTGGAATCAAATGAACTTGCGGTTGAATCATCGCCAATACATGAACCATTTGAAACGACTAAAGAAAATTCTCCTCATGGTGACCATACTTCAAATGTTatagaagaaaagacaaaagCTGACGGTGATGAAGCACATCAACGTCAAGAACATCATTCCGTTACACTTGGGTCTGTGAAGGAATTCAATTTTGATAATGGTAATGGAAGTGACACACATAACCCAAATATAAATTCAGAATGGTGGATTAATGCAAAGGATGGTAGCACAGAAAGCACAGCCACCGGGACCTGGTCATTCTTTCCAATGACGCAACAAAGATGA
- the LOC101220378 gene encoding uncharacterized protein LOC101220378 isoform X2 — MRRRTDTDDFRPVNNNTFQTITAAADAIATVDHRFPRATAVQRKRIGHAVLVPEPSPSSEPHENTLQSPDIVLPFAAPPSSPVSLLQSEPPSAMQSPTALISFTSLTANMYSPDGPSSIFAIGPFAHEPQLVSPPLNFSTLTTEPSTPFTPPESIHLTTPSSPEVPFAQFVQPTLPKVESDNQYTFPNDDFQSYQFYPGSPVSHLISPRSVISRSGASSPLPDYDFASFGSQFLNFPLEVPPTLLNLDKHSIHNWRQRQSTDSCTQDSIEFKSSNDFVLNPQTSESMSDHHATNESQNIQILIDDGSKKEEEPGATNHRFSFELSDGDVLLQSVGSKPLESNELAVESSPIHEPFETTKENSPHGDHTSNVIEEKTKADGDEAHQRQEHHSVTLGSVKEFNFDNGNGSDTHNPNINSEWWINAKDGSTESTATGTWSFFPMTQQR, encoded by the exons ATGAGACGACGTACGGATACTGATGATTTCAGGCCTGTTAACAATAATACTTTTCAAACAATTACTGCCGCCGCTGATGCGATCGCAACCGTCGATCATCGTTTCCCTCGGGCTACTGCCGTCCAg AGGAAAAGAATCGGGCATGCTGTATTGGTACCAGAACCAAGTCCTTCATCTGAGCCTCATGAAAATACATTACAATCACCAGATATTGTGCTTCCTTTTGCTGCACCTCCTTCTTCCCCTGTTTCCTTACTTCAATCTGAACCACCTTCTGCTATGCAGTCGCCTACTGCTTTAATCTCTTTCACTTCTCTTACTGCTAACATGTATTCTCCTGATGGGCCTTCCTCCATTTTTGCCATTGGCCCATTTGCTCATGAACCACAATTAGTGTCTCCACCTCTGAATTTCTCTACTCTTACTACTGAACCATCAACTCCCTTCACTCCTCCCGAATCTATCCACTTGACTACACCTTCTTCCCCTGAAGTTCCTTTTGCTCAGTTTGTTCAACCTACTCTTCCGAAAGTTGAGTCTGATAATCAATATACATTTCCTAATGATGATTTCCAATCTTACCAATTCTATCCAGGTAGTCCGGTTAGTCACCTCATATCACCACGGTCGGTTATTTCTCGTTCTGGGGCTTCATCGCCTTTGCCTGACTATGATTTTGCTTCCTTTGGTTCTCAATTTTTGAATTTCCCACTAGAAGTTCCACCTACTTTGTTGAACCTTGACAAACATTCCATTCATAACTGGCGACAACGTCAAAGTACTGATTCTTGTACTCAAGATTCTATAGAATTCAAATCAAGTAATGACTTTGTTTTGAATCCCCAAACTTCAGAATCTATGTCTGATCACCACGCAACAAATGAAtctcaaaatattcaaattctcaTCGATGATGGAAGTAAAAAGGAGGAGGAGCCAGGTGCTACTAATCATAGATTCTCATTTGAGCTATCTGATGGGGATGTTTTATTACAAAGCGTAGGAAGTAAGCCATTGGAATCAAATGAACTTGCGGTTGAATCATCGCCAATACATGAACCATTTGAAACGACTAAAGAAAATTCTCCTCATGGTGACCATACTTCAAATGTTatagaagaaaagacaaaagCTGACGGTGATGAAGCACATCAACGTCAAGAACATCATTCCGTTACACTTGGGTCTGTGAAGGAATTCAATTTTGATAATGGTAATGGAAGTGACACACATAACCCAAATATAAATTCAGAATGGTGGATTAATGCAAAGGATGGTAGCACAGAAAGCACAGCCACCGGGACCTGGTCATTCTTTCCAATGACGCAACAAAGATGA
- the LOC101210378 gene encoding short-chain dehydrogenase TIC 32, chloroplastic: MWIFGWKGPSGFSARSTAEEVTEGIDGNGLTAIVTGASSGLGEESTRVLALRGVYVIMAVRNIEAGRKVKEAVLKESPSAKIDVMELDLSSMESVRKFAADYIASGLPLNILMNNAGVMATPFMLSHDGIELQFATNHLGHFLLTNLLLETMKKTVLESKKEGRIVNLSSEGHRITYGEGIRFNKINNESEYRTILAYGQSKLSNILHAKELARRLKVEGVEITANALHPGSIATNLLRFHSTINAVTNLVAKYVLKNVQQGAATQCYVALNPQVKGVSGEYFVDSNIANPTNHAKDMDLAKKLWDFSVDLTNPK, encoded by the exons ATGTGGATTTTTGGATGGAAAGGACCATCTGGGTTTTCAGCCCGTTCTACTGCAGAAGAAGTCACCGAAGGAATTGATGGCAATGGCCTCACTGCTATTGTTACAg GAGCTTCAAGTGGTCTCGGCGAAGAGAGCACACGTGTTCTTGCATTACGAGGAGTTTATGTCATTATGGCTGTAAGAAATATTGAAGCaggaagaaaagtaaaagaagcAGTGTTGAAGGAATCCCCTTCTGCTAAAATTGATGTCATGGAGTTAGACCTTTCTTCGATGGAATCTGTGAGGAAATTTGCAGCAGATTATATTGCATCTGGCCTTCCACTAAATATTCTCAT GAACAATGCTGGTGTTATGGCTACTCCTTTTATGCTTTCCCATGATGGCATAGAACTGCAGTTTGCAACAAATCATTTAG GACATTTTCTCCTGACGAACCTTCTGCTGGAAACCATGAAAAAAACTGTGCTTGAAAGcaaaaaggaaggaagaatTGTCAATCTATCATCAGAGGGTCACCGAATTACATATGGTGAAGGAATTcgttttaataaaatcaataatgaATCAGA GTACAGAACCATCTTAGCTTATGGACAATCAAAGCTTTCCAACATATTGCACGCAAAAGAGCTTGCCAGGCGGTTAAAG GTAGAAGGGGTAGAAATAACAGCCAACGCTCTTCATCCTGGATCAATTGCTACCAATCTGCTACGCTTCCATAGTACCATTAATG CTGTTACTAATTTGGTCGCTAAATACGTGCTTAAAAATGTCCAGCAG GGAGCAGCAACTCAGTGTTATGTAGCACTGAATCCCCAAGTGAAAGGGGTAAGTGGAGAGTATTTTGTTGATAGTAATATTGCTAACCCAACAAATCATGCTAAAGATATGGATTTAGCCAAGAAACTGTGGGATTTCAGTGTGGATCTAACCAAcccaaaataa
- the LOC101210623 gene encoding uncharacterized protein LOC101210623 yields MEQSPADSSTTSIETECQIPATSPNSTTSSVIEDCTKTQSSLSQAQILKAIEVVEKDSLAMAESFTSLFASLRSVLSEVTSNSIDHMHCFNDAAGRLQESVLDAATKGNRYINSSLRLNQEMKGMDNLAAQLKVLRKNVDELDLAVNKLLNFP; encoded by the exons ATGGAGCAATCTCCGGCGGATTCTTCGACGACGAGTATCGAAACTGAATGTCAGATTCCAGCGACATCCCCAAATTCGACCACTTCTTCTGTCATTGAAGATTGCACCAAAACCCAATCTTCTTTGAGCCAAGCCCAGATTCTCAAAGCCATTGAAGTCGTTGAGAAGGACTCTCTCGCCATGGCTGAGAGCTTCACCTCTCTCTTTGCTTCCCTGCGCTCTGTTCTCTCCGAG GTCACCAGCAACTCGATTGATCATATGCATTGCTTCAACGATGCAGCAGGCCGCCTTCAAGAATCTG TGCTTGATGCGGCAACAAAGGGCAATCGATACATTAATTCTTCCTTGAG ATTGAATCAGGAAATGAAAGGCATGGATAATCTAGCTGCTCAGCT AAAGGTTTTGAGGAAGAACGTGGATGAACTTGACTTGGCTGTGAACAAGCTCCTTAATTTTCCATGA
- the LOC101220608 gene encoding uncharacterized protein LOC101220608, with product MARKKSNTNRGSSNPGFGPQNSITLRQEATGKIKPKVSNNAKVYLNHLENLATWASGQPSLPSLAAFFGQRLAAAAESLAVSPDPSLFLCARCETILQPGSNCNIRIEKNTAKKRRRHKKGSNLTQNVVAYYCHYCSCRNIKRGTPKGHMKVLYGTECVSKVKSVVVKDGKECENKIFTMDTPKIPPLTTVDCLTIDTPAIPSLSTTRDDLTIDTSAISPTGDISVVDGPAISSPRTTPAISSTLSVTSISRSQVRDIPTLDAPATPLTLTGMTLLDSKRRKRKKPSSKNQTEPESCSGPTSHGETSEGTSKRKRNRKSWTSLKEIAQREEERGKQNVAGLAIPFSLLET from the exons ATGGCGAGGAAGAAGAGTAATACGAATAGAGGATCATCCAACCCCGGATTCGGTCCTCAAAATTCCATCACTCTAAGACAGGAAGCTACTGGGAAAATCAAACCCAAAGTATCTAACAATGCCAAAGTTTATTTGAATCATTTGGAAAATTTAGCGACTTGGGCTAGTGGGCAACCGTCTTTACCTTCATTGGCTGCTTTCTTTGGGCAACGTCTTGCTGCTGCAGCCGAGTCTTTGGCGGTTTCTCCTGACCCTTCTCTATTTCTCTGCGCGAG GTGTGAAACAATTCTCCAACCTGGTTCTAACTGCAACATACGAATAGAGAAGAATACTGCCAAGAAACGTCGAAGACACAAAAAAGGCAGTAATTTGACACAGAATGTTGTGGCGTATTATTGCCACTACTGCTCATGTAGGAACATAAAGAGAGGGACTCCCAAAGGCCATATGAAAGTGCTTTATGGCACAGAGTGTGTAAGCAAGGTAAAATCTGTGGTTGTCAAGGATGGTAAAGAATGTGAAAACAAGATTTTTACCATGGATACTCCTAAAATTCCTCCTCTTACAACTGTAGACTGTCTAACTATCGACACTCCTGCAATTCCTTCTTTGTCAACAACTAGAGACGATCTAACCATTGATACCAGTGCAATTTCTCCAACTGGGGACATTTCTGTTGTTGATGGCCCTGCTATTTCGTCTCCTAGAACAACTCCTGCAATTTCTTCCACCTTGAGCGTAACAAGTATATCAAGATCGCAAGTTAGGGACATTCCTACTTTAGATGCTCCTGCAACTCCTCTCACCTTGACTGGAATGACTCTGTTGGATTCGAAGaggagaaagaggaagaaaccGTCATCCAAGAATCAAACTGAACCTGAGAGTTGTTCTGGTCCAACATCACATGGGGAAACAAGCGAAGGCACATCCAAAAGGAAGCGTAATAGAAAATCATGGACAAGTTTGAAGGAAATTGCTCAAAGGGAGGAAGAGAGAGGTAAACAAAACGTGGCTGGATTGGCAATTCCATTCTCCCTGTTAGAGACCTAA
- the LOC101210862 gene encoding 5-amino-6-(5-phospho-D-ribitylamino)uracil phosphatase, chloroplastic — protein sequence MVQSIAAASLFGHQLLCGGTFVKETSYKRKNSWFPTSKFVGKRLISSPPVYGLKVDRLAVFSIKALSLEVTKEAYSFREDRIPKDWNYDIDSGFDRKPGLWPPENKADNPSLHNPLLRQERMGCGWLGAIFEWEGVLIEDNPEIEKQAWLALSQEEGKSPPPAFILRRIEGMKNEQAISEVLCWSRDPSQLRRMAARKEEIYQALQGGIYRLRAGSKEFVNVLMHYKIPMALVSTRPRETLESAMGKIGIDGDFNVIIAAEDVHRGKPDPEMFVYAAQLLNFIPERCIVFGNSNQTVEAAHDARMKCVAVASKHPVYELAAADLVVRRLDELTVVDLKNLADIESSEFGPGEPELEMEVEEDDESPSTITAVDDIFW from the coding sequence ATGGTTCAATCGATTGCAGCAGCTTCTCTTTTTGGTCATCAGTTGCTATGTGGAGGAACTTTTGTTAAGGAAACATCCTACAAGAGGAAGAACAGCTGGTTTCCAACATCTAAATTTGTTGGGAAGAGACTGATTTCATCTCCTCCAGTTTATGGATTGAAAGTGGATCGATTAGCAGTTTTTTCAATTAAGGCTTTATCATTGGAGGTGACAAAAGAGGCATATTCATTCAGGGAAGATAGAATACCAAAGGATTGGAACTATGATATTGATTCTGGATTTGATCGAAAGCCGGGTTTATGGCCTCCTGAGAACAAAGCAGATAATCCTTCATTGCACAATCCATTGCTTCGACAAGAAAGAATGGGGTGTGGTTGGTTGGGTGCTATATTTGAGTGGGAGGGTGTGTTGATTGAGGATAATCCTGAAATTGAGAAGCAGGCTTGGTTAGCTCTTTCTCAGGAAGAAGGAAAATCCCCTCCCCCAGCTTTTATCCTCAGAAGAATAGAGGGGATGAAGAACGAACAAGCTATTTCTGAAGTTCTTTGCTGGTCAAGAGATCCTTCTCAATTGAGAAGAATGGCTGCTAGGAAGGAGGAAATTTATCAAGCATTGCAAGGGGGAATTTACAGATTAAGAGCAGGATCAAAAGAGTTTGTGAATGTTCTGATGCATTACAAGATTCCCATGGCATTGGTTTCTACCCGTCCTAGAGAAACTCTGGAGTCGGCCATGGGAAAGATCGGAATCGATGGTGATTTCAATGTAATTATAGCAGCGGAAGATGTTCATAGGGGAAAGCCGGATCCAGAAATGTTTGTTTATGCAGCACAGCTTTTGAACTTCATACCTGAAAGGTGCATTGTGTTTGGGAATTCAAACCAAACTGTTGAGGCTGCTCATGATGCTCGGATGAAGTGTGTGGCAGTGGCAAGCAAGCATCCTGTTTATGAACTTGCGGCTGCGGACTTGGTGGTGAGGCGTCTTGATGAGCTGACCGTCGTTGATTTGAAGAATCTTGCAGATATTGAGTCCTCTGAATTTGGTCCTGGAGAGCCAGAGTTGGAGATGGAGGTGGAGGAAGATGATGAATCTCCATCAACCATCACAGCAGTTGATGATATTTTCTGGTGA
- the LOC101211110 gene encoding serine/threonine-protein kinase BSK7: protein MGCGCSKLSGCCWTLDHNKPVPDLQDVENEGSSDLDIPAFREYTIEQLRIATSGFAVENIVSEHGEKAPNVVYKGKLENQKRIAVKRFDRSAWPDARQFLEEAKNVGLLRNLRLANLLGCCCEGDERLLIAEYMPNETLAKHLFHWDSQPLKWIMRLRVALYIAQALEYCTSKGRALYHDLNAYRVVFDDDGNPRLSCFGMMKNSRDGKSYSTNLAFCPPEYLKTGRVTPESVMYSFGTLLLDLLSGKHIPPSHALDLIRDRNLQMLTDSCLEGQFSNDEGTELVRLASRCLQYEPRERPNPKSLVSSLTPLQTDTEVPSHVLLGIPRDASDLPLTPLGEACLRMDLTVIHEILEKINYKDDEGSATELSFQMWTNQMQETLSSKKNGDLAFRHKDFRAAIDSYTQFIDAGAVLSPTMFARRSLSYLACEMPQEALNDAMQAQVISPVWHIASYLQAAALFALGSNNEAQTALREGFALETKTTAK from the exons ATGGGTTGTGGCTGTTCAAAACTCTCAGGGTGCTGTTGGACTTTAGATCATAACAAGCCTGTTCCTGACCTCCAGGATGTTG AAAACGAAGGCAGTAGTGACCTCGACATACCTGCATTTCGTGAATACACCATTGAGCAACTAAGGATAGCTACATCTGGATTTGCTGTTGAGAATATAGTTTCAGAACATGGGGAAAAGGCTCCAAATGTTGTTTATAAGGGGAAGCTCGAGAATCAAAAACGGATTGCCGTCAAACGGTTCGACAGATCAGCTTGGCCAGATGCTAGGCAATTTCTG GAAGAGGCCAAGAATGTAGGTCTGCTACGAAATCTAAGGTTGGCAAATTTGCTTGGTTGTTGCTGTGAAGGTGATGAGAGATTACTAATTGCAGAATATATGCCTAATGAAACGTTGGCAAAGCACTTGTTTCATT GGGATTCTCAACCTTTGAAATGGATCATGCGGTTAAGAGTGGCCTTATATATTGCACAAGCTTTGGAGTACTGTACAAGTAAAGGCCGTGCCCTATATCATGATCTCAATGCCTATAGAGTCGTTTTTGATGAT GATGGAAACCCCAGGCTTTCATGCTTTGGTATGATGAAAAACAGTAGAGATGGTAAAAGCTACAGCACAAATTTGGCATTTTGTCCTCCGGAGTATCTAAAAACAG GAAGAGTTACTCCAGAAAGTGTTATGTACAGCTTTGGCACTCTATTGCTTGACCTCCTCAGTGGAAAACATATCCCACCTAGCCAT GCTCTTGACTTAATAAGGGACAGGAATCTTCAAATGCTGACAGATTCTTGTTTGGAAGgacaattttcaaatgatgAAGGAACTGAGTTAGTGAGATTAGCTTCTCGCTGCTTGCAGTATGAGCCTCGAGAACGCCCTAATCCAAAATCATTAGTTTCCTCTCTAACTCCTCTTCAGACGGACACTGAG GTTCCTTCACATGTATTATTGGGCATACCTCGTGATGCCTCAGATTTGCCTCTTACACCACTTGGAGAAGCTTGCTTAAGAATGGATTTGACTGTCATCCACGAGattttagaaaagataaaCTACAAGGATGATGAGGGTTCAGCAACTGAG CTTTCCTTCCAGATGTGGACCAACCAGATGCAGGAAACATTGagttcaaagaaaaatggtgaTCTTGCTTTTAGACATAAGGATTTTAGAGCTGCAATTGATTCCTATACACAG TTCATTGATGCCGGAGCTGTGCTTTCTCCAACAATGTTTGCACGTCGTAGTTTGTCGTATCTTGCATGTGAGATGCCCCAAGAAGCTCTAAATGATGCAATGCAAGCTCAAGTTATATCACCTGTCTGGCATATTGCATCTTATTTGCAAGCTGCTGCACTTTTTGCACTTGGTAGTAACAACGAGGCACAAACAGCTCTCAGGGAGGGATTTGCACTTGAGACCAAAACAACTGCCAAATAA